The Fusarium falciforme chromosome 4, complete sequence genomic interval TCGAGAAACAGCTCGCAAGGTTCAAAGGGTGAAATGAAGAAACAAGATTAGAAAAAACGAGCAGCCGAGAATACAGGGGGTCTAACAAGGCTGGCAAGCGGAGCGATGAACCGGAGGTAAGTAGGTATGATACGATTTACAACAAAGCGCAGCGATGTACCAGATGCAGCAGATTTTAGTGCGTAGGAcgaaggagagggaggaggaaaaaTCGGCTGAGGATTGACAGGCAGGCCCGAGGAACAGCCACAGGCGGAAGCGAGAGAAGAGACAGAAGTGACTGGTTGCTTGCGCTGTGACAGTCCAGTACGTGTGCAGGCCCTGGGTTGCAATCCTCTTGATGGATGATTCACAGTTGAAGCATGGGTTCCCCTCCAGTTACTGGAAGTGTGGTCTTAGGCGAGTTTGCAGGGCTGTCACATTGCCCCCCCAGTTCCAAAACTGAGGCTCACTTGAAGGAATGGTATGACAATGAGAGCGACAATGACCAAACAATCCAGTCACCACCATCAAACGGGGGGTCATCGTAGGTGGCGGGAGGTGATCCGTGGGTGGAGGGGcttgtgtttttttttttttccctttccctCGAGGGCGGGGCAAAGTGGGATGCAGCGCGGCCTTCCATTgcaaaggaaaaaaaaaaaaaaaaaaaaaaactccccaagagaaaaaaaaaaaaaaactgacTCCGACCCAGCGCTCAGCAGGCACCCAATGTACCCTAATCGGATGACCCACTTATAATCGCTGCCCCTCCAATGATTGGCTGTCCGTTCTTGAGGTAAGCGGGTGGGAAGCAGAGGAAAAAAGGACCACCTCCACGACCGCCCCTCAtcgactttttttttctcttctccttccCTTCATACTCCATCAAAGGAAAAACAACCACGATTTACTACACTTCCTAGATTCTCGTCGGTTCTCGTCATCTTTGCGAGAGCCTTGAATCTAGTCGATACCAACTTTCTATTCACTTCAGGCGCAGTCTTCTCCAGAAGAAGTTCTGCCCTCTTTTCCCCTCCTCCGTCACCCCGCGATTTTCATCACCTCTAGATCGAGCTGTGCTTGATCTAGAATCCACGCGCCTCAACCGCAAACATGGCTACCGATAAGGGACTCGAGGATGTCCCCGAGGGTGAGTTTTTGCTTCCTCCTGCCTTCATCTGAGCCCTCTCCCGAGGCTGTTCTGCCGCTTGCCCGCTCGACCCAATATCGCGTGGTGGTGCTCTGTCTGCGCTGGCCGCTTTGGTGGGCCGCAGCCCAACATCGCATTGTGCGCCAGATCATTGGTGCCGTCGGGCCATCGCATACCCTCGCATTCttcattccatccatccatcaatccAACCTGCAGCGACGACAGCCATGCTAACATTACTCGCCTCACAGGACAGATCGAGTCCAACTACGATGAGACCGTCGACTCTTTCGATGACATGAACCTCAAGTCTGAGCTCCTCCGAGGTGGTAAGTGcttcatccacatcccacTCGCCTTATTCCCGCACGCCGCTCACACTCCCCCGCAGTCTACGCCTATGGTTTCGAGCGTCCCTCTGCTATCCAGCAGCGTGCGATCATGCCCGTCATCAAGGGCCACGATGTCATCGCTCAGGCCCAGTCCGGTACTGGAAAGACTGCCACTTTCTCCATTTCCGTTCTCCAGAAGATCGACACCAACGTCAAGGCTTGCCAGGCCCTGATCCTTGCCCCCACTCGCGAGCTGGCCCAGCAGATTCAGAAGGTCGTGGTCGCTATTGGCGACTTCATGAACATTGAGTGCCACGCCTGCATTGGTGGCACCAGCGTCCGTGAGGACATGAAGGCCCTCCAGGATGGTCCTCAGGTCGTTGTCGGTACCCCCGGCCGTGTCCACGACATGATCCAGCGTCGGTTCCTCAAGACCGACTCCATGAAGATGTtcgtcctcgacgaggccgatgagATGCTTTCTGTAAGAAAACTCTGCTTCCCCCCACCCAATCCCACGCGCTAACCTTATTCTTCAGCGCGGTTTCACCGAGCAGATCTACGACATCTTCCAGCTCCTCCCCCAGTCCACCCAGGTTGTCCTCCTGTCCGCCACCATGCCCCAGGACGTCCTTGAGGTCACCACCAAGTTCATGCGCGACCCCGTCCGTATCCTGGTCAAGAAGGACGAGCTTACCCTGGAGGGTATCAAGCAGTTCTACATTGCcgtcgagaaggaggagtgGAAGCTCGACACCCTCTCGGATCTGTACGAGACTGTCACCATCACCCAGGCTGTCATCTTCTGCAACACCCGCAGAAAGGTCGACTGGCTCACCGACAAGCTCACTGCCCGTGACTTCACCGTTTCTGCCATGCACGGTGACATGGACCAGGGTCAGCGTGATCTGATCATGAAGGAGTTCCGATCCGGCTCCTCCCGTGTCCTGATCGCCACCGACCTTCTGGCCCGTGGTATCGACGTCCAGCAGGTTTCCCTGGTCATCAACTACGATCTCCCCGCCAACCGTGAGAACTACATCCACCGAATTGGTCGTGGTGGTCGTTTCGGCCGAAAGGGTGTTGCCATCAACTTTGTCACCGCCGAGGATGTCCGCATGATGCGTGAGATTGAGCAGTTCTACAGCACCCAGATCGAGGAGATGCCCATGAACGTTGCCGACCTCATCTAAGACGGGACaacgaaaaaaaaatccAAAAAAGCACAGTCTTCCATAtccgttttttttttcaggCTGCCTAGCCTGCTTCACTCACGACCAGACGACGCAGGGCAGCCTGACTTCTTTGGGAGGGTTTCATACGGAGAAATCTTTGCGGCAGTTGTTGATTAGATCTCGTTTCTAGAGTACCGCCCGGGGCGGCACTTGGTTGCCGTCGGTCCGGGGGTGACCTACGGGGAGACTGAACTGGCTGCATGACAAAAAGGCTCGAGGGTCCATTGCGCCTTAATACCTGGAGGCGCGGCGGGGCTACCAAAAGTAATGCAATGGTTGTTGACCCTGCTTTTTGTCTCTGTATTTAGGTGTCATTATCATGATGAAtgctttctcttttctttaacTTTTGGTCTACAAATATGAATGTGACTTGTTCATTGTGCGTGCCCGAGTGATAGTCGTATATACCCAATCACCTACCACGTGCTGCCatctgcttgcttgcttggttCACGTATTGGATCCATTTAATATCACCTGATGGGTCCTCATAAACGTGTTGGGTAGTACGGAGTCTTCTGTTAAACACAGCTTGACTCTGCTTAAACCCAATGTCACTTGAGCCTGGCAGCCTCTCACTGAGAATGAAAGTGTCTATCACTGAAAAGAATACCCTCAACTTTGTTCACACTCTCACGAAATTATGACAATGCATGTAGCTCAATCCTGATTGAACCTATCCTGTTTCGCCCCAAAGGGCTCCTGTCATACAAAACGAAAGTACCGTATGTAACTCGTTGTCCTGTCTGTCATCTCGTCTCACATATTCGTTGCCCGTCCCGTTCGTCGGTCTTTTGCAGCAACCCGAATCCCAATCGTACAGGTGTCACCAGAAAACACCCACAGTCTGTCTGCCTCTGCTATGTACGGAACCCTCATTCTTCATCTCCCTCTCTGGTGAATTAGAAAATAACATAGGAAAAATTTAAAGAAATGCATCAGAGTCAAAAAGTAACTTGACCCAGCCCTGCCAGAACGCCATGTGTGGTATCGCCGCATGAAATATATGAACAAGCCGTTGCCGGACAGAAGAGACCAATCCTTGCTTAACAGGTAGCAAGAGGTCAAGCAAAGAACACCCCCCTTTTCTATGTTTGTCTACTGCGCATGACCAAAGGTGGTTTGCGTGGGGGGTGGGCTCCTGAGAGCCTGGTCACCATAGACTTGTCCACCGTAGGCACCGGGGATGGGGACAGCCTCGTAGGTGGGCTCATTCGTAGCTGCAGGGCCGTGCTCCGAGACGTGCACAGTGGGAATGGCCGGAGGTGCAGGTGCAGGCATGGGAGCGGGAGTGAAGCCGCCCTGGTTCATCTTGGGAGTAGCAGATGGAGCCTTGGTGGGAGGAGCCTGGAGCTTGAAGCCTGTCTCTTGGGGAGCGAACTGAGACTTGGGCTCAGCAAACTGCGTGCCGGGCGTGAAGGGGTTCTCGTGGACCTCGTGGACGGTGGGAAAGCTCTGGTAGGCGGCGGGAGGGTGGCGAGGAGACATGGCGTAGGCGCTGAGGGCAGGAGACTTGGGGGCGAAGCCGGGAGTGTTGGGAGCCGACTGGCTGCGGAGTTGGGCGAGGTAGAGGTCGGATCGGGCGCGGTCTCGCATGTCCATGGACTTGAACAGACGTCGCTTGGTGTAGTAACGGTAGAAGACGATGCTGTAGAGGAGAATGCAGAGGACCTCGATCACCacctcgatgatgatgcagATCATGGCCCAGTTCTGGAGACGACAGATGAGTGCATAGTCAACCTTGTCGCCAAAGACTTCAGAACGAGTGTTTTGCACGCAGGACCAACCCCACATGTCCTTGTTGTTGGAGTTGTTCTTTGCGTTCTGGAACAGGATGGCCGTGACAACCCAGAGGATCAAAGCCAGGATGAACTATGTGATGTTAGCTTGTGCTACTCAACTTGACTGATCAAGTGAAAACTTACCCAACCGATAGCGAACATGGTGTAATAGGTTCCAACCTTCTCGGCCCGTCTGTGACCACCTCGGCAGTAGGAAGCGAAAACGATGAGACAAGCAGCGAGGGAGACACAGGCCATGGCAAGGACGAGCTTCTGAGGCCAGGCATTGGTGTTCTTGGCCCAGGACGGCATCCGGCTCTGGTCAGGCAGGGCCTTGGTAgcgttgaagatggagaaggttGCCGAGAGCATGCAGAGAATGATGAGAGAGCAGCTGAAGTTGACACCGCGAAGGGCAAACTTGGCCATACGGACACGGGCCTTGATTTTCTGTTGGCATGTAAGTGAGTGCTTCCCTAGACTCTCCAGTATAAGAGACATACCACATCGCGAGCCTGCTCCTTTTCGGTTGCCAGTTCctgcttctcgaggatgTCGGCTTCACGAAAGGTTGGGCTGAGAGGGTTTCGGAGACCGGCTGGTGTTCCGGGCACCTTCATGGCGCTCTTGAGGGGCGTCTTGGGAGTCATTGGGACGGGGATGGATTCTCGGTTGCTGTTGTGGCCGATGTAACCAAAACCGACGTCGGCGGGCTGAGGCTGGGGAGCGTGAGACTTCTCGGGGTCGGCGAAAGGCGATCGAGAGTCGACTGGCGAGTGAACCGAGGTGGCCTCGGCGAAGCGGGGAGTTCGAGGCTTGAGAGAACCgtctgaggaggacgactCGGAGGTACTGGGTCGAGCAGGAGTGAGGTTTAGTGCGGCAGGCCGCCTTTTCTCATCTACATGGCTACGTGTAAGTAAAGGACCCTCTTCGACGCCATATGAAGGGTTTGGTGAAAGTGACGGACCTGGTCCAGCCATTGTTGTGTAGGGCAGTAAagtcaaggacaagaggcGCAAACGTGTAAGTGATGGTTGAAGATGTTGTTGAGTGGGTATAAGAGCTTCGACGCAGTCCAAGCCACTACACCCTGAAAGGAACAGACAGACGATAATTGCAGCAAAAACAGGGAGACCAGCTatcgaagaagagagaggtcCGGCGAGGCGGACTCGGGTGGGAAGCGACCAGTTTTGAGGTCGGCAGCAATAGAGGGATCAGGCACGCTCATTCGACGGCACCAAGACGCCAACGATGGGACAATACATGAGGGAGGGGCGTGCTGGAGATGGATCTTGGAAATGGTCTTACCGGAATGGTTGGGCGGATAGAGAAGCAGACCTCTGATAGGCAGAGGCGAGCCGCCGGCGAGTGATTCGTCTTGGAAATAGACGCCCACGCAGCTGGGAGGATGTGAAGCTGAGGCGTCGATAACCTGGTCGGTGCTTTGAGACACAGATAGATTGTCAAGGATTGATGGTTCGTGTTGCCTCGAGAACAGCTGACGTCTGTGATACAGATGCTGGAACCAGTCCAAGAAGCTTCTATCGCACAGAACACGGCCaccgagaggaggaggatgagggatTCACAAGAGGGAATAGGGAGAGCTGCCGTGTTATGTGAGAGGGTTCGGGCAGCAGGGTCTTGCGTACTCGCATACTACAGACAGACTTCTGCGCCGCCAGCTGGACAGCTCTTCCAGCAAACAGCACCCACGTTGGTTAGCATTGCCCCCGGGCCCCGTCGCTGCATGACCCGGAGCGATCCATCTCGCCCGTCGCCCACGGCCCTTGACCCATGGCCCGAGCCATGTCACTGGGCGATGGGATTGCCCCCCCGGCGGCTAGAGCatgttggagttgagagCGTGGATCGTGGAGAGATGGCGTCCTTGAGGTGTCATTGGCCGGGCCTGAGAGCCGCTCTTAAACCCCCTGGCAGCCCATCTGCCGGCTTGATAGGCTGCATTCCTGCAAGCGCTTCACGTCTTCACTAAACACCACCAATCAGCTGTCCCAGGGCCGTGATGGACTCCCAGCCACCTGCAGGCGTCGGCGGCAACAAACGACTTCTGTTTCGACGTCGTCGAGGTCCATGCCTCTTTGGCCCACCATGGATGCTCCTCTGCCGTTGTGTGTGCCTTTCGAGTTTTTCTTCCACCCTCTCTTGTGCGGTCCCTTGCGGTGTGGTGGTGCGCGCATTGTCTTGCAGACGCCCTGCAC includes:
- a CDS encoding ATP-dependent RNA helicase eIF4A, whose amino-acid sequence is MATDKGLEDVPEGQIESNYDETVDSFDDMNLKSELLRGVYAYGFERPSAIQQRAIMPVIKGHDVIAQAQSGTGKTATFSISVLQKIDTNVKACQALILAPTRELAQQIQKVVVAIGDFMNIECHACIGGTSVREDMKALQDGPQVVVGTPGRVHDMIQRRFLKTDSMKMFVLDEADEMLSRGFTEQIYDIFQLLPQSTQVVLLSATMPQDVLEVTTKFMRDPVRILVKKDELTLEGIKQFYIAVEKEEWKLDTLSDLYETVTITQAVIFCNTRRKVDWLTDKLTARDFTVSAMHGDMDQGQRDLIMKEFRSGSSRVLIATDLLARGIDVQQVSLVINYDLPANRENYIHRIGRGGRFGRKGVAINFVTAEDVRMMREIEQFYSTQIEEMPMNVADLI